In Alloyangia pacifica, the following proteins share a genomic window:
- a CDS encoding aromatic ring-hydroxylating oxygenase subunit alpha has translation MTADATTLDLLSRRKPGHALEQAFYTDPGIYAQDLEQIWYREWLFATPVVALPKTGSYVTQKVGPYRVVIVRGPDGSVRAFHNTCRHRGSVICKAASGQVAKLVCPYHQWTYELDGRLLWARDMGSDFDASAHGLKPVHCREVAGLVYICLADEAPDFDTFAKMAEPYLAVHDLTEAKVAHQSTIIENGNWKLVWENNRECYHCAGNHPSLCRTYPEDPTITGVSADGTFPPKVEAHFNRLEAAGAPSRFRLSEDGQYRLARMPLLDGAESYTMNGKIAVQKRLGRVPFLDAGTLLKYHYPTTWNHFLSDHSITFRVTPISPTETEVQTTWLVHKDAVEGVDYDLENLITVWEHTNDEDRTVVEDNQQGINSPAYEPGPYSASHEDGVNQFVDWYCTTLGKRLAPARMAAE, from the coding sequence ATGACTGCTGACGCCACGACCCTCGACCTGCTGAGCCGCCGCAAGCCCGGCCACGCCCTCGAACAGGCCTTCTACACCGATCCCGGCATCTACGCGCAGGATCTCGAGCAGATCTGGTACCGCGAATGGCTCTTCGCCACGCCCGTGGTGGCGCTGCCGAAGACCGGCAGCTACGTGACACAGAAGGTCGGCCCCTATCGCGTGGTGATCGTGCGCGGGCCGGACGGTTCGGTGCGCGCCTTCCACAACACCTGCCGCCATCGCGGCTCGGTGATCTGCAAGGCCGCCTCGGGTCAGGTCGCCAAGCTGGTCTGCCCCTATCACCAGTGGACCTACGAGCTTGACGGCCGCCTGCTGTGGGCGCGCGACATGGGCAGCGATTTCGACGCCTCGGCGCATGGTCTGAAGCCGGTGCATTGCCGCGAGGTCGCCGGCCTCGTGTACATCTGCCTTGCCGACGAGGCGCCCGATTTCGACACCTTTGCCAAGATGGCCGAGCCCTATCTCGCCGTGCACGACCTCACCGAAGCCAAGGTGGCGCATCAGTCCACCATCATCGAGAACGGCAACTGGAAGCTCGTCTGGGAGAACAATCGCGAGTGCTACCACTGCGCCGGCAACCACCCGTCGCTCTGCCGCACCTATCCCGAGGATCCCACGATCACAGGGGTCTCCGCCGACGGCACCTTCCCGCCCAAGGTCGAGGCGCATTTCAACCGGCTCGAGGCTGCAGGCGCCCCGTCGCGCTTCCGGTTGTCCGAGGACGGCCAGTATCGCCTCGCGCGGATGCCGCTGCTCGATGGCGCCGAGAGCTACACGATGAACGGCAAGATCGCGGTGCAAAAGCGCCTTGGCCGGGTCCCCTTCCTCGATGCAGGTACGCTGCTCAAGTACCACTACCCAACCACCTGGAACCACTTTCTGTCGGATCACTCGATCACTTTCCGCGTGACCCCGATCAGCCCGACCGAGACCGAAGTGCAGACCACCTGGCTCGTGCACAAGGACGCGGTCGAGGGCGTGGATTACGATCTGGAAAACCTCATCACCGTCTGGGAACACACCAACGACGAGGACCGCACCGTGGTCGAGGACAACCAGCAGGGCATCAACTCGCCCGCCTATGAGCCCGGCCCCTATTCGGCCAGCCACGAGGACGGTGTGAACCAGTTCGTCGACTGGTATTGCACCACGCTCGGCAAGCGTCTCGCCCCCGCACGGATGGCCGCGGAATAA
- a CDS encoding thiamine pyrophosphate-binding protein, with protein sequence MFDAGPTHVHQAIAQAVHDHGIDTMFGLMGDANLFIADHFARGCGGRFVPAAHEGSSVLMALAYAHVAGKVGVATVTHGPALTNCVTALTEGARGQIPMVLLAGDTPVANPRHLQGIDQRAVVLSTGAGFEQMRSPELAVRDVARAFYRAKVERRPIVLNMPAEFMWQEAPYEPYVLSVFETRSFVPEGEALDEAIGMIASARRPMILAGAGAYDAREQIIRLADRLEAPLATTLKAKGLFRGHPHDIDIFGTLSTPAAYDVIGKSDCIISFGASLHEFTTDRGKLLAGKRLVQIDSDRSAIGRTLHPDAALIADAGLTADNFVHWLDEAEIPGSRFTAELNGEELRRHPPARVNKTPEASVNYVAALERLEEALPKDRILVTDGGRFMTEVWCRISAPDPRSFVVTANFGSIGLGLQEAIGAAVAAPDRPVVLFSGDGGFMMGGLGEFNTAVRLKQDMVVILCNDSAYGAEHIQFIDRKMDPGLTQFDWPCFAEVATSLGGKGILVRSDDELQAAIDAIESRDRPLLIELRLDPNDVPRMRI encoded by the coding sequence ATGTTCGACGCCGGCCCCACCCATGTGCATCAGGCCATCGCGCAAGCAGTACATGACCATGGGATCGACACGATGTTCGGCCTGATGGGCGACGCCAACCTCTTCATTGCCGATCATTTCGCGCGTGGCTGCGGCGGGCGTTTCGTGCCCGCGGCGCATGAGGGCAGCTCGGTGCTGATGGCGCTGGCCTACGCGCATGTCGCCGGCAAGGTGGGCGTCGCCACGGTCACTCATGGCCCTGCCCTGACCAATTGCGTGACCGCGCTGACCGAGGGTGCGCGTGGACAGATCCCGATGGTGCTGCTGGCGGGCGACACGCCCGTCGCCAACCCGCGCCACCTGCAGGGCATCGACCAACGCGCCGTCGTGCTCTCGACCGGCGCCGGCTTCGAGCAGATGCGCTCGCCCGAGCTGGCGGTGCGCGATGTCGCGCGCGCCTTCTACCGCGCCAAGGTCGAGCGTCGTCCCATCGTGCTCAACATGCCCGCCGAGTTCATGTGGCAGGAAGCCCCCTATGAGCCTTACGTGCTCAGTGTTTTCGAGACCCGCAGCTTCGTGCCCGAAGGCGAGGCGCTTGACGAGGCGATCGGCATGATCGCCAGCGCGCGGCGGCCGATGATCCTCGCCGGAGCCGGGGCGTATGACGCCCGCGAACAGATCATCCGCCTCGCCGACCGGCTCGAGGCGCCGCTTGCCACCACGCTCAAGGCCAAGGGCCTGTTCCGCGGCCACCCGCATGACATCGACATCTTCGGCACGCTGAGCACCCCTGCCGCCTATGACGTCATCGGCAAGTCCGACTGCATCATCAGCTTCGGCGCGTCGCTGCACGAGTTCACCACCGACCGCGGCAAGCTGCTGGCGGGCAAGCGGCTGGTGCAGATCGACAGCGACCGCAGCGCCATCGGCCGGACCCTGCACCCCGACGCCGCGCTGATCGCCGACGCGGGGCTCACCGCCGACAACTTCGTGCATTGGCTCGACGAGGCCGAGATTCCCGGCAGCCGCTTCACCGCCGAGCTCAACGGCGAGGAATTGCGCCGCCATCCGCCCGCGCGCGTCAACAAGACCCCCGAGGCCAGCGTCAACTACGTGGCGGCGCTCGAGCGGCTGGAAGAGGCCCTGCCCAAGGACCGCATCCTCGTCACCGACGGCGGGCGCTTCATGACCGAAGTCTGGTGCCGCATCTCGGCCCCCGATCCGCGCAGCTTCGTGGTGACCGCCAACTTCGGCTCCATCGGGCTCGGCCTGCAGGAGGCAATCGGCGCCGCGGTGGCGGCGCCCGACCGGCCGGTGGTGCTCTTCTCCGGCGACGGGGGGTTCATGATGGGCGGTCTTGGCGAGTTCAACACCGCGGTGCGGCTCAAGCAGGACATGGTGGTGATCCTGTGCAACGACAGCGCCTATGGCGCCGAACACATCCAGTTCATCGACCGCAAGATGGACCCGGGCCTCACACAGTTCGACTGGCCCTGCTTCGCCGAGGTGGCAACCTCGCTCGGCGGCAAGGGCATCCTCGTCCGCTCGGACGACGAGCTGCAGGCCGCCATCGACGCCATCGAGTCCCGCGATCGCCCTCTGCTGATCGAGCTGCGCCTCGATCCGAACGATGTCCCGCGCATGCGGATCTGA
- a CDS encoding Lrp/AsnC family transcriptional regulator: protein MPLDRYDRLILDALQKDGALTNAQLSERVHLSASQCSRRRAALESAGVIEGYRARLNAGKLGLGIRVVVRVNLRTHAKTADMDFSAWIERQPEVQAAFSVSGDADYVLHVRASDLESFSNFLHERLLLRPDIAQVRSDFVLKTLKDSDALDLSNLG, encoded by the coding sequence ATGCCGCTCGACCGCTACGACCGCCTGATCCTCGACGCGCTGCAAAAGGACGGGGCGCTCACCAATGCGCAGCTCTCCGAGCGTGTGCATCTCTCGGCCTCGCAATGCTCGCGCCGTCGCGCCGCGCTCGAGTCCGCAGGGGTGATCGAGGGGTACCGGGCCCGGCTCAACGCCGGAAAGCTCGGGCTTGGAATCCGCGTCGTGGTGCGGGTGAACTTGCGCACTCATGCCAAGACCGCCGACATGGATTTCTCGGCCTGGATCGAACGCCAACCGGAGGTCCAGGCGGCCTTTTCGGTCTCGGGTGACGCCGACTACGTGCTGCACGTGCGGGCAAGCGATCTCGAGAGCTTCTCGAACTTCCTGCACGAGCGGCTGCTGCTGCGCCCTGACATCGCGCAGGTGCGCTCGGACTTCGTGCTGAAGACGCTGAAGGACAGCGACGCGCTTGACCTGTCAAACCTCGGTTGA
- the dusA gene encoding tRNA dihydrouridine(20/20a) synthase DusA: MTTPEKSTLHAAARLSVAPMMDWTDRHCRYLHRILSGQTLLYTEMVTSPALVRGGALHLLKFDPSEHPVALQLGGSDPVELAQAAKLGAEAGYDEINLNCGCPSDRVQSGTFGAVLMKHPELVADCVAAMRAAVDVEVTVKCRIGVDEQEPREVVPDFLEKIAAAGCERVTIHARKAWLQGLSPKENRDVPPLDYELVHAMKAAFPQLHLSINGGVQSLDEAEAHLARGLDGVMIGRSGYHTPWDVLAEADARIYGSARETVSPDAAVAAMVPYIERHIADGGRLHQVTRHMLGLFAGRPGARKWRQVLSEKASREGAGTEVLDEALGRMREAA, from the coding sequence GTGACGACCCCTGAGAAATCGACCCTTCACGCGGCTGCCCGCTTGAGCGTGGCCCCGATGATGGACTGGACTGATCGGCACTGCCGTTACCTGCACCGCATCCTCTCGGGGCAAACGCTGCTCTATACAGAGATGGTCACCTCGCCGGCGCTGGTGCGTGGTGGCGCGCTGCACCTGCTCAAGTTCGACCCCTCCGAGCACCCGGTGGCGCTTCAGCTCGGGGGCTCGGATCCGGTCGAGCTGGCGCAGGCGGCAAAGCTGGGGGCCGAGGCGGGGTATGACGAGATCAACCTCAATTGCGGCTGCCCCTCGGACCGGGTGCAATCGGGCACCTTCGGGGCGGTGCTGATGAAGCACCCCGAACTGGTGGCCGACTGCGTCGCCGCGATGCGCGCCGCCGTTGACGTCGAGGTGACAGTGAAATGCCGCATCGGTGTCGACGAGCAGGAGCCGCGCGAGGTTGTGCCGGACTTTCTCGAGAAGATCGCCGCGGCAGGTTGCGAGAGGGTGACCATCCACGCCCGCAAGGCCTGGCTGCAGGGACTGAGCCCCAAGGAGAACCGCGATGTCCCGCCGCTCGACTACGAGCTCGTGCACGCGATGAAGGCGGCCTTCCCTCAGTTGCACCTGTCGATCAACGGCGGCGTGCAGAGCCTCGACGAGGCCGAGGCGCATCTGGCGCGTGGGCTCGATGGGGTGATGATCGGCCGCTCGGGCTACCATACCCCCTGGGACGTGCTGGCGGAGGCGGACGCGCGGATCTACGGCAGCGCGCGCGAGACCGTCTCGCCCGACGCGGCTGTCGCCGCGATGGTGCCCTACATCGAGCGTCACATTGCCGATGGCGGGCGGCTACATCAGGTCACGCGCCACATGCTCGGGCTTTTCGCAGGTCGCCCGGGGGCGCGCAAATGGCGGCAGGTGCTGTCGGAGAAAGCCTCGCGCGAGGGCGCTGGCACCGAGGTGCTGGACGAGGCGCTGGGGCGGATGCGCGAGGCGGCCTGA
- a CDS encoding DUF1289 domain-containing protein, translating into MGGPVETPCVNICVVHRESGLCTGCLRTLDEIAGWAGYTPEERRAIMQELPERKALLRQRRGGRAGRLKRES; encoded by the coding sequence ATGGGCGGGCCTGTCGAAACGCCCTGCGTGAACATCTGCGTGGTGCACCGCGAGAGCGGGCTCTGCACCGGCTGCCTGCGCACGCTGGACGAGATCGCCGGCTGGGCGGGCTACACCCCGGAAGAGCGCCGCGCCATCATGCAGGAGCTGCCTGAGCGCAAGGCGCTGCTCCGCCAGCGCCGCGGCGGCCGGGCGGGTCGGCTCAAACGCGAAAGCTGA
- the ruvX gene encoding Holliday junction resolvase RuvX, whose amino-acid sequence MIHEDISDFAAALPPMQAIAGLDLGTKTIGVALSDRLLSVATPTETIKRKKFTLDAMALLKIVTSREIGGIILGLPRNMDGSEGPRAQSTRAFARNLSNLWDGPIGFWDERLSTVAAERALLEADTSRKKRAELIDHVAASFILQGALDRLRHLRTG is encoded by the coding sequence ATGATCCACGAAGACATCTCCGACTTCGCCGCCGCCCTGCCGCCGATGCAGGCCATCGCAGGGCTCGACCTCGGCACCAAGACCATCGGCGTGGCGCTCTCGGACCGGCTGCTCTCGGTGGCAACGCCGACCGAGACGATCAAGCGCAAGAAGTTCACCCTCGATGCCATGGCGCTGCTGAAGATCGTCACGAGCCGCGAGATCGGCGGGATCATCCTCGGGCTGCCGCGCAACATGGACGGCTCCGAGGGGCCCCGTGCACAATCCACCCGCGCCTTCGCGCGCAACCTGTCGAACCTCTGGGACGGGCCGATCGGCTTCTGGGACGAGCGGCTTTCCACCGTCGCTGCCGAGCGGGCGCTGCTCGAGGCCGACACCTCGCGCAAGAAGCGCGCCGAGCTGATCGACCACGTGGCCGCGAGCTTCATCCTTCAGGGCGCGCTCGACCGGCTTCGGCACCTGCGGACCGGCTGA
- the ccmI gene encoding c-type cytochrome biogenesis protein CcmI, with amino-acid sequence MTTFWIVTALAVLAVSAPLLLALLRGQAEIAGAEAFDLKVYRDQLSEIDRDCARGTIGEAEAERLRTEVSRRILAADSRAHQPAPGGRGTGIARSGPRRIAAGLVLLALLGGSYALYLQLGAPGYGDLSLGTRIEAAEELRASRPSQAEAEASAASPPLEDAPEEYAQLVTRLREAVAARPDDLQGQALLARSEAALGNYPAAHAAQRRVIELRGEEASASDYADLADMLVLAAGGYVSPEAETVLDEVMQRDPHNGVARYYGGLMMAQTGRPDSAFRIWDTLLRDSPPDAPWVPAIAAQISELALRAGINDYALPDVASAALRGETPPALPGPSAGDMQAASEMSEADRQAMIEGMVDSLSERLASQGGSPEEWARLLTALGVLGQTDRAAAIWTEAQQVFATRPEALDTVRAGAARAGLATE; translated from the coding sequence ATGACCACATTCTGGATCGTGACCGCGCTGGCGGTTCTGGCTGTCTCGGCACCATTGTTGCTGGCGCTGCTGCGCGGCCAGGCCGAGATCGCCGGGGCCGAGGCGTTCGACCTCAAGGTCTACCGCGACCAGCTCTCCGAGATCGACCGCGACTGCGCCCGCGGCACCATCGGCGAGGCCGAGGCCGAGCGGCTGCGCACCGAGGTCTCGCGCCGCATCCTGGCCGCCGACAGCCGCGCGCATCAGCCCGCCCCTGGCGGCCGTGGCACCGGGATCGCCCGCTCCGGCCCGCGCCGCATCGCCGCCGGCCTCGTGCTGCTCGCGCTGCTCGGCGGCAGCTACGCGCTTTACCTGCAGCTCGGCGCACCGGGCTACGGCGATCTGTCGCTCGGCACCCGCATCGAGGCCGCCGAAGAGCTGCGCGCCAGCCGCCCCTCTCAGGCCGAGGCCGAGGCGTCCGCGGCCAGCCCGCCGCTCGAGGACGCCCCCGAGGAATACGCTCAGCTTGTCACCCGCCTGCGCGAGGCCGTCGCCGCGCGGCCGGACGATCTGCAGGGTCAGGCGCTGCTCGCGCGCTCCGAGGCGGCGCTCGGCAATTACCCGGCGGCCCATGCGGCGCAGCGCAGGGTGATCGAGCTGCGCGGCGAAGAGGCCAGCGCCTCGGATTACGCCGATTTGGCCGACATGCTCGTGCTGGCCGCCGGTGGTTACGTTTCGCCCGAGGCCGAGACCGTGCTCGACGAGGTGATGCAGCGCGATCCGCACAACGGCGTCGCGCGCTACTACGGCGGTCTGATGATGGCCCAGACCGGGCGCCCGGACAGCGCCTTCCGCATCTGGGACACGCTGCTGCGGGACAGCCCGCCCGACGCACCCTGGGTGCCCGCAATTGCCGCACAGATCTCCGAGCTGGCGCTCCGCGCCGGGATCAATGACTACGCTTTGCCCGATGTCGCCAGCGCGGCGCTCCGGGGAGAGACCCCCCCCGCCCTGCCCGGCCCCAGCGCCGGGGACATGCAGGCCGCCTCCGAAATGTCCGAGGCCGACCGCCAGGCGATGATCGAGGGTATGGTCGACTCGCTCTCCGAGCGCCTCGCCAGTCAGGGCGGAAGCCCCGAGGAATGGGCCCGGCTGCTGACCGCGCTCGGCGTGCTCGGCCAGACCGACCGCGCCGCCGCTATCTGGACCGAGGCCCAGCAGGTCTTTGCCACCCGCCCCGAGGCCCTCGACACCGTCCGCGCCGGCGCCGCCCGCGCCGGTCTTGCCACCGAGTGA
- a CDS encoding sarcosine oxidase subunit beta family protein encodes MKRYSVFAIAREAMRYHTGWGRAWRKPDPKRRYQVVIVGAGGHGLATAYYLGKNFGITDVAILEKGWLGGGNTGRNTTIIRSNYLQDPSAAIYEKARALYEGLSQELNYNVMFSPRGVMMLAQTEHELRGYQRTVHANRLQGIETEMIGPREVKRLCPIMNVDGPRYPVLGALWQARGGTARHDAVAWGYARACSDMGMDIVQNCEVTAVRSEGGKVQGVTTTKGEIDCDKLGIVVAGHSGVMAEKAGFRLPIESVALQALVSEPIKPCMDVVVMANTVHGYMSQSDKGEMVIGGGTDGFVNYTQRGSFQHIEETVRALTETFPMISRLKMLRQWGGIVDVTGDRSPILSKTPLENCYLNCGWGTGGFKAIPGSGWGFAELMAKGYSPLTSEFGLERFREGRFIDESVAAGVAH; translated from the coding sequence ATGAAACGCTATTCGGTTTTTGCAATCGCTCGCGAGGCCATGCGATACCACACCGGCTGGGGTCGCGCCTGGCGCAAGCCGGACCCCAAGCGGCGCTACCAGGTGGTGATCGTCGGGGCGGGTGGCCACGGGCTCGCCACCGCCTACTACCTCGGCAAGAATTTCGGCATCACCGATGTGGCCATCCTCGAGAAGGGCTGGCTCGGCGGCGGCAACACCGGGCGCAACACAACGATCATCCGCTCGAACTACCTGCAGGATCCCTCGGCCGCGATCTACGAGAAGGCGCGCGCGCTCTACGAGGGGCTGAGCCAGGAGCTCAACTACAACGTCATGTTCAGCCCGCGCGGCGTGATGATGCTGGCGCAGACCGAGCACGAGCTGCGCGGCTATCAGCGCACGGTGCACGCCAACCGGCTGCAGGGGATCGAGACCGAGATGATCGGCCCGCGCGAGGTCAAGCGGCTCTGCCCGATCATGAACGTCGACGGGCCGCGCTACCCGGTGCTGGGCGCGCTGTGGCAGGCGCGCGGCGGCACCGCGCGGCACGACGCCGTGGCCTGGGGATATGCGCGGGCCTGCTCGGACATGGGCATGGACATCGTGCAGAACTGCGAGGTCACCGCGGTGCGCTCCGAGGGCGGCAAGGTGCAGGGGGTGACCACCACCAAGGGCGAGATAGACTGCGACAAGCTCGGTATCGTGGTGGCGGGGCACTCGGGTGTCATGGCCGAGAAGGCCGGCTTTCGACTGCCCATCGAGTCGGTGGCGCTGCAGGCTCTGGTCAGCGAGCCGATCAAGCCCTGCATGGACGTGGTGGTCATGGCCAATACCGTGCATGGCTACATGAGCCAGTCCGACAAGGGCGAGATGGTGATCGGCGGCGGCACCGACGGCTTCGTCAACTACACCCAGCGCGGCTCCTTCCAGCACATCGAGGAGACCGTGCGGGCGCTGACCGAGACCTTCCCGATGATCAGCCGCCTCAAGATGCTGCGGCAATGGGGCGGCATTGTCGATGTGACCGGCGACCGCTCGCCGATCCTGTCGAAGACGCCGCTCGAGAACTGCTATCTCAACTGCGGCTGGGGCACCGGTGGGTTCAAGGCGATCCCCGGCTCGGGCTGGGGCTTCGCCGAGTTGATGGCCAAGGGATATTCACCACTGACCTCCGAGTTCGGCCTCGAGCGCTTCCGCGAGGGGCGGTTCATCGACGAGAGCGTCGCGGCCGGGGTGGCGCATTGA
- a CDS encoding sarcosine oxidase subunit delta — protein MLMLTCPCCGLEAAEIELAPGGEAHLKRFGPGSSDAELEGYLFARHAAKGPVLERWRHAYGCGKWFLAARDSVTMEVYGTYAARLPEPPEEVLARIRARHPGWQLPA, from the coding sequence ATGCTGATGCTCACCTGTCCCTGTTGCGGCCTCGAGGCCGCGGAGATCGAGCTTGCCCCGGGCGGCGAAGCGCATCTGAAGCGTTTCGGCCCGGGCAGCAGCGATGCGGAACTGGAGGGGTACCTGTTCGCCCGCCACGCGGCGAAGGGGCCGGTGCTGGAACGCTGGCGCCACGCCTATGGCTGCGGCAAGTGGTTCCTCGCGGCGCGCGACAGCGTGACCATGGAGGTCTACGGCACCTATGCTGCGCGGCTCCCCGAGCCGCCCGAGGAGGTGCTCGCCCGGATCCGCGCCCGCCACCCCGGCTGGCAGCTGCCCGCATGA